In Lodderomyces elongisporus chromosome 1, complete sequence, a genomic segment contains:
- the sgt2 gene encoding Small glutamine-rich tetratricopeptide repeat-containing protein 2, translated as MSSVSNKDIALSIIDFLKQSVTDKSIAEDYVESMDVAIDCIADAFEVDKDSTDNSKFGGKSLKELLSGAVSSSATTQGTSQKTDSSNSVKPSEIIVDEETKAKADALKAEGNKFMATKDYAAAIEKYTEAIGLDPTNVVYLSNRAAAFSSAQKHQQAVEDAKKAIELNPNFSKSYSRLGLAEYALGNPKAAMEAYEKGLAVEGDNKSDAMRKGYETAKKRVEQDLENSISTSDRSAGDNGNAGSNAGAGAGAGAGAGAGGLPDFSSMFGGAGGAGGMPSLADMMNNPQLMQAAQSMLSNPEAMQNILNNPSIRQMAQSMGLGGPDGPDLSNLMNNPMLNQFMGGGARGNGNGDGSNES; from the coding sequence ATGTCTTCAGTGTCAAATAAGGATATCGCTTTGTCGATCATTGACTTTTTAAAGCAATCTGTTACTGATAAATCAATTGCAGAAGACTACGTGGAGTCGATGGATGTTGCCATTGATTGTATTGCTGATGCATTTGAAGTCGATAAGGATAGTACTGATAATAGCAAATTTGGTGGAAAATCGTTGAAGGAACTTTTGAGCGGAGCTGTCTCAAGTTCGGCTACTACCCAAGGTACATCTCAAAAGACAGACCTGTCCAATTCTGTGAAACCTTCAGAAATCATTGTGGATGAAGAAACCAAAGCCAAGGCTGATGCATTGAAAGCAGAAGGAAACAAGTTCATGGCAACCAAAGATTACGCTGCTGCTATTGAGAAGTATACAGAAGCTATTGGCTTAGATCCAACCAATGTTGTCTACCTTTCAAACAGAGCTGCTGCTTTTTCATCAGCACAAAAACACCAGCAAGCTGTTGAAGACGCCAAAAAGGCCATTGAATTGAATCCAAACTTTTCCAAGTCTTATTCAAGATTGGGTTTGGCCGAGTATGCACTTGGTAATCCTAAAGCAGCAATGGAAGCTTACGAAAAGGGTTTAGCTGTTGAAGGTGACAACAAGAGCGATGCCATGAGAAAAGGTTACGAAACCGCAAAGAAAAGGGTCGAAcaagatttggaaaattcTATTTCAACTAGCGACAGAAGTGCAGGAGACAACGGAAATGCAGGATCAAATGccggtgctggtgctggtgctggtgctggtgctggtgctggtggtttACCAGACTTTAGCTCCATGTTTGgcggtgctggtggtgctggcGGTATGCCATCTTTAGCGGATATGATGAACAATCCGCAATTGATGCAAGCGGCTCAGCTGATGTTGTCCAACCCAGAAGCTATGCAAAATATCCTTAATAACCCTTCAATTCGTCAAATGGCTCAATCCATGGGCTTAGGTGGCCCGGACGGACCTGATTTGTCGAACTTGATGAACAATCCAATGCTCAACCAGTTTATGGGTGGAGGAGCAAGAGGTAATGGCAATGGTGATGGCAGTAACGAGTCATGA
- a CDS encoding uncharacterized protein (MEROPS:MER0031610): protein MGSKIPDLPTQKHVKLSFKQLRPHRTEIDPNATPVLFLHGLFGSKLSFNKAGRHVSELSKRPVFAVDLRNHGDSPHALPHTYIQMAHDVSQFIEERNWEECVLVGHSMGAKVSMLVSLLKPNVISKLIVVDNTPHSMVLGDEYANGLLGMCEVETRASEFRKENDKDQMVVNFKEVRDFLSNYEANDSMRSLLVSNLVHKSKDFEVLKATGQLREMFKVPVMNFWKHNVIEAMGSWPDDFQFVKKYDKPVLVMYGNRSEFVKPEYFPLFENYFDQLQFEEFDSGHWISQEQPTKFVKSVLDFISE, encoded by the exons ATGGGCTC CAAGATACCAGACTTGCCTACTCAGAAACATGTTAAGTTGTCTTTTAAACAGCTACGCCCACACCGCACTGAAATTGATCCCAATGCAACTcctgttttatttttacatGGCCTCTTTGGTTCTAAATTGAGCTTTAACAAAGCAGGCCGTCATGTGAGTGAACTTTCTAAACGACCGGTTTTTGCAGTCGATTTGAGAAATCATGGGGATTCTCCTCACGCATTACCGCACACATATATCCAAATGGCTCATGACGTCTCGCAATTTATTGAGGAAAGAAATTGGGAAGAATGTGTTTTGGTTGGCCATTCAATGGGTGCCAAGGTTTCAATGTTGGTAAGTTTACTTAAACCAAATGTTATTTCTAAATTGATTGTCGTTGATAACACTCCACACTCAATGGTTTTGGGAGACGAATATGCCAATGGCTTGTTGGGAATGTGTGAGGTAGAGACAAGGGCAAGCGAGTTTCGGAAAGAAAACGACAAAGACCAAATGGTTGTGAATTTCAAAGAGGTTAGAGATTTTCTATCCAACTATGAAGCAAATGATCTGATGCGCTCTCTACTTGTGAGCAACCTTGTGCACAAGTCTAAAGACTTTGAAGTATTAAAAGCCACGGGGCAACTCAGGGAGATGTTTAAAGTTCCCGTGATGAACTTCTGGAAACACAATGTTATCGAAGCCATGGGTTCATGGCCAGATGACTTTCAATTTGTCAAAAAGTATGATAAACCTGTGCTTGTAATGTATGGGAATAGATCTGAATTTGTCAAGCCAGAGTATTTCCctttatttgaaaattacTTTGACCAACTTCAGTTTGAAGAATTTGATTCAGGGCATTGGATTCTGCAAGAGCAGCCTACTAAATTCGTGAAGTCTGTTTTGGATTTTATCTCTGAGTAG
- the NCB2 gene encoding negative cofactor 2 transcription regulator complex subunit ncb2, whose product MSDHAGSSAEELSLPRATVQKIIAEILPKDIAITKEAREAITECSIEFIMMLSSQSNEIAEKEAKKTIASDHVVKALEELDFHNYLEIINKILSEQKELLKGKEKRNNKFQNSGLSEEELLRQQEELFKKSRDRLQSQSGSPTHEVKQE is encoded by the coding sequence ATGTCAGATCACGCTGGGTCAAGTGCCGAGGAGTTATCGTTGCCAAGAGCAACTGTGCAAAAAATCATTGCTGAAATACTTCCCAAGGATATTGCCATCACCAAAGAAGCACGTGAAGCAATCACTGAGTGCAGCATTGAATTCATAATGATGCTATCATCACAACTGAACGAAATAGCAGAAAAGGAAGCTAAAAAGACAATAGCGTCAGACCATGTGGTGAAAGCCTTGGAGGAATTGGATTTCCACAACTACCTTGAGattatcaacaaaataCTAAGTGAACAAAAGGAATTGTTAAAAggcaaagagaaaagaaacaataagTTCCAAAACTCAGGATTGAGTGAAGAGGAGTTATTGAGACAGCAGGAAGAATTATTCAAAAAATCACGGGACCGTCTACAAAGCCAATCAGGCTCGCCGACACACGAAGTCAAACAAGAGTAA
- the cdc16 gene encoding CDC16 protein (BUSCO:EOG09263KVG): MQEQQLQQQQQQQQQQQQQQQQQQQQQQQQQQHVLKGRRKDSIEQFISSSQLFLDTGLSQLRYMILVEGLSIPDGYDQCPYRSYVWSILIRTPTFSTQNYLNLLSDSEQKISTELLSKIKNDTFRTLMNDSKFHQKVTEDSLVRILSCIGMTTKVGYVQGLNVLLAPIAFCCHKSEPQAFAILHTLTTIHIPLYITPNLDGVHTGLSLVDVVLKIIDPVLSNYLDSKFLKTEIFAFPSVLTLSACTPPLKAVLKLWDFLFAYGFHMNILFIVAQLIINRSTILQSDQPMKILRNFPNLEESEIIKLSLSFIPELPKELYELIARHGFDRSVPERLKEFLIKNGM, translated from the coding sequence ATGCAAGAGCAGcagctacaacaacaacagcaacaacagcaacaacaacaacaacaacaacaacagcaacaacaacaacaacagcaacaacaacaacatgtTTTGAAAGGTAGAAGGAAGGATTCGATTGAACAATTTATTAGTTCGTCACAATTGTTTTTAGACACAGGATTGTCCCAACTCCGTTATATGATTCTTGTAGAAGGACTTTCAATTCCAGATGGCTACGATCAATGTCCGTATAGGTCATATGTGTGGTCTATACTCATTCGCACACCTACATTTTCGACCCAAAATTACTTGAATTTATTATCTGACCTGGAGCAAAAGATATCTACAGAGTTATTGAGCAAGATAAAAAATGACACATTCAGAACCCTAATGAATGACCTGAAGTTTCATCAAAAAGTTACAGAAGACCTGCTTGTGCGGATACTTTCATGCATAGGCATGACAACAAAGGTTGGCTATGTTCAGGGGTTGAATGTCTTACTTGCACCCATTGCATTTTGTTGTCATAAAAGTGAGCCGCAGGCTTTTGCCATCCTTCACACTTTAACTACCATACATATTCCATTGTATATAACTCCAAACTTGGATGGTGTACACACGGGGTTGAGCTTGGTGGATGTTGTGCTAAAGATTATTGATCCTGTACTAAGCAATTACCTTGattcaaagtttttgaaaacgGAAATCTTTGCTTTTCCATCAGTATTGACTTTGAGTGCCTGCACCCCTCCATTGAAAGCAGTCTTGAAATTATGggattttttgtttgcatACGGTTTCCACATGAATATTTTATTCATTGTTGCCCAACTAATCATTAATCGCCTGACAATCTTGCAATCCGATCAGCCAATGAAGATTTTGCGAAATTTTCCAAACTTGGAAGAAAGCGAGATCATAAAGTTGAGCTTAAGTTTCATCCCAGAATTACCAAAGGAATTGTATGAGCTTATTGCACGACATGGTTTTGACAGATCAGTCCCCGAGAGGTTAAAAGAGTTTTTGATTAAAAATGGAATGTAG